One window of the Penaeus monodon isolate SGIC_2016 chromosome 1, NSTDA_Pmon_1, whole genome shotgun sequence genome contains the following:
- the LOC119575466 gene encoding LOW QUALITY PROTEIN: dehydrogenase/reductase SDR family member 12-like (The sequence of the model RefSeq protein was modified relative to this genomic sequence to represent the inferred CDS: deleted 1 base in 1 codon): protein MSMYRNTVWFLKGLKEYTKSGYEAASKGFKESDLEVDCTGKHYMITGANSGIGKCIATEIAKRGGTVHMVCRNPKTAEEAKGEITEASNNQNVHLHILDMSVPQDVCKFAQTFMEQHDQLHTLVNNAGCMINTREVIDENLEKNFVTNTLSTHILTTNLIPILKKSEKARVVVVTSGGMLVQKLNADDLQFEKMKPFDGTMAYAQNKRQQVVMTEQYAKEYPDVHFSCMHPGWADTPAVRNSMPEFYNKMKDKLRSPSQGADTAVWLAISPAALEQQSGLFFQDRSPAATHLPLAWTKVCTKDEENFMTLLNDLAAKFKA, encoded by the exons atgtcTATGTACAGAAATACAGTTTGGTTCTTGAAAGGACTGAAGGAATATACTAA AAGTGGATATGAAGCAGCAAGCAAAGGGTTTAAAGAATCCGATTTGGAAGTTGACTGCACCGGAAAGCACTACATGATAACAG GTGCAAACAGTGGAATTGGCAAATGCATCGCAACGGAAATTGCCAAACGAGGGGGAACAGTTCACATGGTTTGCCGGAACCCAAAGACTGCGGAAGAAGCCAAGGGCGAAATCACCGAAGCGTCGAACAATCAG AACGTCCATCTACACATTTTGGATATGTCAGTGCCTCAGGATGTCTGCAAATTCGCACAAACCTTCATGGAGCAGCACGACCAGCTACATACATTG gTTAATAACGCAGGGTGCATGATCAACACTAGGGAGGTTATTGACGAAAATCTCGAGAAAAACTTTGTGACCAACACTCTCAGCACACACATTCTGACAACCAACCTCATTCCAATTCTGAAAAA AAGCGAGAAAGCCAGAGTTGTGGTGGTCACGTCTGGAGGAATGCTGGTGCAGAAGCTCAATGCCGATGACCTGCAGTTCGAGAAGATGAAGCCTTTTGACGGAACAATGGCTTATGCCCAGAACAAGAGACAGcag GTGGTGATGACAGAACAGTATGcaaaggaatatcctgatgttCACTTCTCCTGTATGCATCCTGGTTGGGCAGACACACCTGCAGTGAGGAATTCCATGCCAGAATTTTACAATAAG ATGAAGGATAAGTTACGAAGCCCCAGTCAGGGAGCAGACACGGCTGTGTGGCTGGCTATTTCACCTGCTGCTTTGGAACAA CAGTCTGGTCTTTTCTTCCAAG ATCGCAGTCCAGCAGCTACACATCTTCCCTTGGCCTGGACGAAAGTCTGCACCAAAGACGAAGAAAACTTCATGACTCTGCTGAACGACTTGGCAGCCAAATTTAAAGCATAG
- the LOC119575474 gene encoding UDP-N-acetylglucosamine transferase subunit ALG13 homolog, with translation MVGKKVFVTVGTTHFDSLIKVMSEEETLKILHSKGYTSLVLQIGQGHFIPPTHKCHGVTVSFFRLKPSIAEDFAAADLVVSHAGAGSCLEALEAGKPLIAVINNTLMENHQSELAEELSKSELCFCCYPSTVQETLENLDVKRLKAYEPGRPKLVAKYLDSVIKVL, from the coding sequence ATGGTGGGGAAAAAGGTATTTGTCACAGTTGGAACAACTCACTTTGACAGCTTAATCAAGGTGATGTCAGAGGAGGAGACACTAAAGATTCTTCACTCCAAGGGATATACAAGTCTCGTCTTGCAAATAGGTCAGGGACACTTTATTCCTCCTACTCACAAGTGTCATGGCGTGACCGTGTCATTCTTCCGCCTGAAGCCTAGTATTGCGGAGGACTTTGCTGCAGCAGATCTGGTTGTAAGTCATGCAGGAGCCGGGTCGTGTCTAGAGGCCCTTGAAGCAGGGAAACCACTGATTGCGGTCATTAATAACACACTGATGGAGAATCATCAGAGTGAGCTCGCTGAAGAACTCTCCAAATCTGAATTATGTTTTTGCTGTTATCCATCCACAGTGCAAGAAACTCTAGAAAATTTAGACGTGAAGAGGCTGAAAGCTTATGAACCCGGCCGACCCAAACTTGTGGCCAAGTATCTAGATAGTGTAATAAAAGTTCTTTAG
- the LOC119575461 gene encoding LOW QUALITY PROTEIN: EF-hand calcium-binding domain-containing protein 7-like (The sequence of the model RefSeq protein was modified relative to this genomic sequence to represent the inferred CDS: deleted 1 base in 1 codon), giving the protein MEVEESRVRELHAAYLCVKPTVAEDLASREEFKRALQYAGHNPTPRFLSEHWGDGLTESLTYERFCSIAEKLPETVIDDVETLFMKVFGVADGKVGENDFRKLLMTNESLGDLSEADLDYILQDANVIENGVVDCSKLGKVIMHTISEMKQMSLQKLEERSNLQRINSKTFTRKKRERFTGPEGSPRSLHLVSALNVDGWSESSLKGCFYLDKVNILAHQYSLEITCMGPTVVKMTPKVGPKDATDEVVDALAYVFRESPEGMRNYVGFTDKRDSDGSYYWHDVLKEGRYVVIPFTSGCRLQERTHEPEGQIELVESKGKVTLTPEFRLVLEEIFHQVDLDGNGRLNRQEFNLYNWRTSGEEVQDDEWAVVQSNFDVEADELTLSGFLALHQLEAEDNGGDTDDLWVSLEAMGYNRMGQQDQAAPFVLSVFSQVCQPTLLVSGLKSGGLLLDKAVIRSIMENAEPIKIKNMIDLIKYEFLGKDRGSIVIQNKAHSKVMVRVDCSGSTNVATNRPNLDWTVEVAGKSAIIAHQLMPKKLGEPWNVVCVEYLIK; this is encoded by the exons GAGGACCTGGCGAGCCGCGAGGAGTTCAAGCGGGCCCTCCAGTACGCGGGCCACAACCCCACGCCCAGGTTCCTCTCGGAGCACTGGGGGGACGGCCTCACAGAAAGCCTCACCTACGAGAGGTTTTGCAGCATTGCCGAGAAGCTCCCCGAGACGGTCATCGACGACGTTGAAACCTTGTTCATGAAGGTATTTGGCGTTGCCGATGGGAAGGTGGGTGAAAATGACTTCCGCAAACTCCTGATGACGAACGAGAGCCTGGGTGACCTCAGCGAGGCTGATCTTGACTACATCTTGCAGGACGCAAATGTCATTGAAAACGGGGTTGTTGATTGCAGTAAGCTGGGGAAGGTGATTATGCACACCATCAGCGAAATGAAGCAGATGAGCCTGCAGAAGCTAGAGGAACGTTCCAACCTCCAGCGCATCAACTCCAAGACTTTCACGAGGAAGAAGCGCGAGAGGTTCACCGGGCCGGAGGGGAGTCCACGCTCCCTCCACCTAGTCTCGGCTCTTAACGTCGATGGCTGGAGTGAGTCCAGTCTGAAGGGGTGTTTCTACTTGGACAAGGTGAACATTCTGGCCCACCAGTATTCCTTGGAGATTACCTGCATGGGGCCGACGGTGGTGAAAATGACTCCAAAGGTCGGCCCCAAAGATGCAACGGATGAGGTGGTGGATGCCTTGGCGTATGTGTTTCGGGAATCGCCAGAAGGAATGAGGAATTACGTTGGTTTTACAGATAAGAGGGACAGTGATGGCTCCTATTACTGGCACGATGTCCTAAAGGAGGGGCGATACGTCGTGATTCCCTTTACCAGCGGCTGCCGGCTGCAGGAGAGAACGCACGAGCCAGAGGGACAAATTGAATTGGTGGAGAGCAAGGGGAAAGTCACACTCACGCCTGAATTCAGACTAGTCCTCGAGGAGATCTTCCACCAA GTTGACCTCGATGGGAACGGACGACTCAACCGCCAGGAGTTCAATCTATACAACTGGAGGACCTCGGGCGAAGAAGTCCAGGATGACGAGTGGGCGGTGGTGCAGAGCAACTTTGATGTGGAGGCCGACGAGCTGACGCTCAGTGGATTCCTTGCCCTGCATCAGCTGGAGGCAGAGGACAACGGAGGCGACACGGACGATCTGTGGGTGTCACTCGAGGCCATGGGGTACAACCGGATGGGCCAGCAGGACCAGGCAGCTCCGTTTGTGCTGAGTGTCTTTAGCCAAGTGTGTCAGCCCACTCTCTTGGTGTCTGGCCTGAAGAGTGGTGGCCTGCTGCTGGACAAGGCCGTCATCCGATCCATCATGGAAAATGCAGAACCCATCAAGATCAAAAATATGATAGACCTCATCAAGTACGAATTCCTGGGCAAAGATCGTGGCAGCATCGTCATCCAGAATAAGGCCCACAGCAAGGTCATGGTCCGTGTGGATTGTTCCGGCAGCACGAACGTGGCCACGAACAGGCCAAACCTAGACTGGACTGTCGAAGTGGCTGGAAAATCTGCAATAATAGCCCACCAGTTGATGCCAAAGAAACTTGGAGAGCCTTGGAATGTGGTTTGTGTTGAATATCTCATTAAATAG